The Phormidium yuhuli AB48 DNA window CGAGTGATTCTCCGCCAGAGTCAGGAGCAAATTGCCGACATTTTCCGTTTCCTCATCCGTCAACCCCGCCACCGGTTCATCCACCAGCAGTAAATCGGGGGACTGGGCCACCAACATGCCAATTTCCAGGCGTTGTTTCTCCCCATGGGACAGGAGTGCCGCCTCTAAGTTCGCCTTAGCACTTAAGCCAATGGTTTGCAGAATCCCACTAACCGTCAGCCGTTCTCCCTGGTCCGGCTTACCAAACAGGGTTTGAAAGACTCCTTTACGGCGATTACAGGCTAAATCGAGGTTATCCCAGACCGTAAGATTGAGATAGACACGGGGGGTCTGAAATTTACGGCCAATGCCCAGGCGAGAAATTTGATGTTCGTTGAGGTTGCGCAGATTCTGACCCTTGAAGCGGACTTCACCCTCCGTCGGTTGAACTTTCCCGGTAATGGTATCGAGAAAGGTCGTTTTTCCCGCCCCATTGGGACCAATGATCACCCGTAATTCTCCGGGGTCGAGGCTGAAAGTAAGGGCATTGAGCGCTTTGAAGCCGTCGAAGTTGACGGTGAGGTTATCGATTTCCAGGATTTTTTCAGTCATGTTGGGGAGACGGGGAATTAGCGATCGAGACGTTCGAGTTCATCCTGTTCCTGCTGAACTTCCGGGTTGAGGTCAATGTCGGGATAGCTCACCAGACGCGGTTGCAGGCCCAGGCGCGATCGCACTTGGGGAATGGCCGAATCTCGGAACCAACCATAAAGTCCATTAGGAAGGACTGTCACGACAATTAGGAATAAGCCTCCCTGGAAAAATAACCAAGCCTCGGGAGACCATTCACTCAGGAAAGTTTGGGCAGTGCGGACTAAGATGGTGCCGATAATCGCCCCGATCAGGCTCGCTCGACCACCGACGGCAACCCAAATGACCATTTCAATGGAAAAGGCAACTTCCATAAAACTCGGGGTAATCAGTCCCGTTTGGACTGTAAATAAAGCCCCAGAAATGCCGGCGATCGCCCCGGAAACTGCAAAGACTAAAATCTTAAAGCCGGTGGGGTCATAGCCAGCAAAACGGGCTCGAATTTCATCATCCCGAATTGCCACGAGCATCCGTCCAAAACGCCCATCTGTCAACCAACGACAGAGTAAATAGACCAAACCCACCATGACTAGAGACGTTTGAAAAAAGGCGAGCTGAGCTTGAGGCGCTCCAGCCGCAACGCCGAAGATTTCATAGCGATTGGTACTGAGTCCATTGGTCCCGTTAATCAGGTCTTGCTGCCCGTTGAAGAAGTTAAAGAACACCAAGAGAGCCGCTTGGGTCAAAATAGAAAAATAGACCCCCTTAATGCGGTTACGAAAAACCAAATAGCCCAGAAGTCCGGCCACAAGTCCCGGAATCAGGACAATGGAAATTAGGGTAACTGGCAGCGAATAAAACGGTTGCCAAATCCAGGGCAGCTCCTCCACACCATAGAGGCTAAAAAAGTTGGGGATTTGCCCTTCCGGAAGTTGTAAGTTCAGGTGCATGGCGAAGGCATAGCCCCCGAGAGCAAAGAAGATTCCATGACCCAAACTTAATAAACCGGTGTAGCCCCAAATTAGGTCAATGCCTAAGGCGGCAATAGCCAGGGCCACGAAACGCCCTAACAATCTCAGGCGGAAGACCGGTAGGATTAGGGGCATGATGACCGCCAAGGCGATGGCAACACCGAGGACGATCGCCGGTTCGAGCCACCATTTGGGGCGACGGGATTTTGTCCCTGGGGGATGGGTCGGAGAAGAACTCATTATCACACTTAGTTACTTTTGTCAATAGCCAGGCGACTATCAATTGCTCAGATAGTTCAGAAGAGAGGAACTACAGTTCAGCCGTTCGTCCTTTCTGGGGAAAGATCCCTGACGGTTTGACCTGTAAGAAGGCAATGATCAGGGCAAAGACCATGACCCGAGCCATACTGGTTGAGGTGAAAAAGCGCAGAAACTCAGCAACAAACTGTAAGGCATTGATATCGTCAAAAACCCCAACCAATGCCCCAGATCCCAGCAGATAGGTACTCACCCCAATGGCCAAAGCGGCGAGAATGGCTCCAAACATATTGCCCACTCCGCCGACAACCACCACCATAAACGTGTCCACAATGTAGTTCTGACCCACATTCGGCCCCACAGACCCCAGTAAGGTAATGGCGCAGCCAGCAATCCCCGCCAAGCCTGAACCGAGAGCAAAGGTCAGAGCATCCACCGTTTCTGTGGGAATCCCCAAACAGGCACTCATACTACGATTCTGAGTCACTGAACGAATCCGCAATCCCCAATCAGAGCGATTAAAGAACCAATACACTGCCAATAGACAGAGTAGGGTTAAAACAATGATGAACATTCGGGAATAGGGCAGACGATAGGCTCCCACTTCCAGACCCCCTCGCAGCCAGGGTGGCGTACTCACGTCCACATTACGCGGACCAAACCAGGGCTGTGCCAAGGTATTCACCCCCGTCATGGCCCAGCCGGCTAGTCCAGCAATCCCTAAGGACAGGGGCAGGAGGACGGCGATCGCCCACCCTTTTATCCCCTCCCAGTTGGGGCGACGACGCAACACCCACATTCCCCCGAAAAAGAGGGCGCAAAAGAGCAGAATGGCGATCGCCAACAACCAATTCACACTACGCACCAACTGGCGCAAAATCAAACTTACCCCCCAGGTCGCCAACAGCGTTTCCAGAGGTCGACCATATAGGAAGCGAATCACCCCCCGCTCTAAAATTAGCCCCACCATCGCGGAGATCAAAAATGCCGCTGGGAGAGCCACAAAAATATAAAGTCCAAATATGCCGTCACCCGCGTCCAAATCGCGAAAGAAATTTTGCACAACAAAGGTGGTATAGGCACCTAGCATCATTAACTCACCGTGAGCCAAGTTAATAACACCCATCAGCCCAAATACAATCGCTAGACCTAAGGCCGCAATTAGGAGGACTGACCCAATGCCAATGCCGTTAAAAATACCAACAGCAAGCTCGATCATGGGTCGTGATTAAAACTAAAAACTGACAATATATAGGGGCGAATGAGGGTGCAGCTCGATCCGCGAACACCCTCAACAGAGGTCAAACTTGAGACCCTTAAAAAGGGAATTTAAGCATCTTCAAGTCTAAACCGTCCCCCCTTATTGGGGTCACTCCAGTCGCAAGCATAGCCCTGAGTCTCAGGGACATATTGGTTCCAAGGCTGTGGGTCAACCCGGTCTTCCGTGGCCCAGACAATATCAAACAGGCCATCGTCACGCACCTGACCAATGCGAACCATTTGGGAAATGTGATGATTCTCATTCATCGTCACTAACCCCTGAGGAGCTTGGAACTCCTGACCAATAGCAGCCGCCCGTACCCCTTCGATATCATAGGCGTCACCCACCTGTTCCGCTGCCTGTTTCCAGAGATACACCATCAAATAAGCAGACTCCATGGGATCGTTGGTGACGCGGTCCTCCCCGTATTCGGCTCGGAATGCTTCGACCCAAGTTTCATTCTCTGGAGTTTCCACAGTCTGAAAATAGTTCCAGGCGGCATAATGACCCACAAGCAAGTCAACACCGATTTGTTGAACTTCTTCCTCTGCCACACTCACAGACATCACTGGATAGCGTTCAGGATCCAGACCAGCCCCTTGCATTTGCGTGAAGAAAGCGACGTTGCTGTCTCCATTGAGGGTGTTAAAAATCACCCCACCATCAGGTAATGCCCGTTGAATTTGGGAGATAATGGGCGTGACTTCTGTACTGCCGAGGGGCATATAGTCTTCGCCCACAACCGTCCCACCTTCAGCCGCAAGTTGTTCCTTGATAATCGTGTTGGCTGTACGGGGGAATACATAGTCCGACCCCACTAAGAAAAATTCATCCCCCTTATTTTCCAGAAGCCATCGCACCGCTGGCTCAATTTGTTGGTTGGGGGCGGCTCCAGTGTAGAAAATGTTTTTGGAGCATTCCTGTCCTTCATACTGCACGGGATACCACAGCATATGGTCCCGAGTTTCAAAGACATCCTTAACCGCCTGACGACTCGCCGAAGTCCAGCAGCCAAAGACCACAGCAACCCCATCTTGGTCGATGAGTTTCTCGGCTTTCTCAGCAAATGTCGGCCAGTCAGAGGCCCCGTCTTCGACGATGACTTCGAGCTGCTTACCATTGACGCCGCCATTGGCGTTAATTTCTTGGATGGCTAGTTTTTCCGCATCAACTAGGGTTGTTTCACTGATGGCCATCGTCCCACTAAGGGAGTGGAGAATGCCCACTTTAATCGTGTCATCATCTCCACCAGCGCCGCCCGTCGCCGGACCATTGGGGTCAGCGCAGGCCTTGAGAATTAAACTGGTTCCAAATGCGGCTGAACCATACCATAAAAATTTACGCCGTCCTAAACCTTTGCTCATATTTAGTCTCTTTGCTTAAACATAGAAAACTGTTGTCTTTCTCATGAGAGAAAATTGGAGTCTTCTCCTTCAGTTCCTTTACAAAAAAGGGAATTTAGGGTTACAAAATTTTCTATTCTGAAGGAGCCGTCCAGGAACGTATCCTAAACCAATTGTTCTAGAGATAATGTAATCTAGGCTACCAAAATAAACGAAGATAAGATTACAACATTATTCAACGAAAAGTCTAAGTCTAAAAAAGCTCCCGCTTGCCCTTTGGGACTGATAAACGGGAGCTGGCTCTCAATTTACGACGGGTTGAGCAACGGGTAGGGATGAACGCTTAGCGAATACGATAACCAATATCACTACGGAAATAAGCCTTCTCAAAGTCAATTTTGTTGACTGCCCCATAGGCATCGGCGATCGCCGCCGGAAAACTATCTGCGACAGCTGTCACCCCTAAAACTCGTCCACCACTGGTTAGTAATTGTTCCTGTTTCAATTGGGTTCCAGCATGAAAGACGATCGCCCCTGTCTCTTGAGCTTCCGTTAGCCCCGTAATTCCTTTCCCTTTCTCATAGTCTCCCGGATACCCTCCTGAAGCCATCACCACACAAACCGCCGCCCCAGGATGCCAGTCTAAGGGAGGTTGCTCGGCTAAAGTTTGATCTATACAGGCTTGCAAGAGAGTATCCAAGGGAGTTTGCAGTAGGGGTAACACCGCTTGAGTTTCTGGGTCTCCGAAACGACAGTTAAACTCTAAAACCTTAATCTCGCCACTCTTCGTTACCATCAAGCCAGCATACAAAATACCACGATAGTCAATGCCACGTTCTTGTAACGCAGCCAGAGTGGGTTCTAAGATGTCCTTCTGAACCTGGGTCATCCCCGCCTCAGACAAGACTGGTGTTGGTGCGTAGACCCCCATCCCTCCCGTGTTAGCCCCCGTATCTCCTT harbors:
- the urtC gene encoding urea ABC transporter permease subunit UrtC; this translates as MSSSPTHPPGTKSRRPKWWLEPAIVLGVAIALAVIMPLILPVFRLRLLGRFVALAIAALGIDLIWGYTGLLSLGHGIFFALGGYAFAMHLNLQLPEGQIPNFFSLYGVEELPWIWQPFYSLPVTLISIVLIPGLVAGLLGYLVFRNRIKGVYFSILTQAALLVFFNFFNGQQDLINGTNGLSTNRYEIFGVAAGAPQAQLAFFQTSLVMVGLVYLLCRWLTDGRFGRMLVAIRDDEIRARFAGYDPTGFKILVFAVSGAIAGISGALFTVQTGLITPSFMEVAFSIEMVIWVAVGGRASLIGAIIGTILVRTAQTFLSEWSPEAWLFFQGGLFLIVVTVLPNGLYGWFRDSAIPQVRSRLGLQPRLVSYPDIDLNPEVQQEQDELERLDR
- a CDS encoding ABC transporter permease subunit, which produces MIELAVGIFNGIGIGSVLLIAALGLAIVFGLMGVINLAHGELMMLGAYTTFVVQNFFRDLDAGDGIFGLYIFVALPAAFLISAMVGLILERGVIRFLYGRPLETLLATWGVSLILRQLVRSVNWLLAIAILLFCALFFGGMWVLRRRPNWEGIKGWAIAVLLPLSLGIAGLAGWAMTGVNTLAQPWFGPRNVDVSTPPWLRGGLEVGAYRLPYSRMFIIVLTLLCLLAVYWFFNRSDWGLRIRSVTQNRSMSACLGIPTETVDALTFALGSGLAGIAGCAITLLGSVGPNVGQNYIVDTFMVVVVGGVGNMFGAILAALAIGVSTYLLGSGALVGVFDDINALQFVAEFLRFFTSTSMARVMVFALIIAFLQVKPSGIFPQKGRTAEL
- the urtD gene encoding urea ABC transporter ATP-binding protein UrtD, whose product is MTEKILEIDNLTVNFDGFKALNALTFSLDPGELRVIIGPNGAGKTTFLDTITGKVQPTEGEVRFKGQNLRNLNEHQISRLGIGRKFQTPRVYLNLTVWDNLDLACNRRKGVFQTLFGKPDQGERLTVSGILQTIGLSAKANLEAALLSHGEKQRLEIGMLVAQSPDLLLVDEPVAGLTDEETENVGNLLLTLAENHSIIVIEHDMEFVRQIARTVSVLHQGSLLCEGTMDEIQNNPRVIEVYLGPSEEED
- the urtA gene encoding urea ABC transporter substrate-binding protein; amino-acid sequence: MSKGLGRRKFLWYGSAAFGTSLILKACADPNGPATGGAGGDDDTIKVGILHSLSGTMAISETTLVDAEKLAIQEINANGGVNGKQLEVIVEDGASDWPTFAEKAEKLIDQDGVAVVFGCWTSASRQAVKDVFETRDHMLWYPVQYEGQECSKNIFYTGAAPNQQIEPAVRWLLENKGDEFFLVGSDYVFPRTANTIIKEQLAAEGGTVVGEDYMPLGSTEVTPIISQIQRALPDGGVIFNTLNGDSNVAFFTQMQGAGLDPERYPVMSVSVAEEEVQQIGVDLLVGHYAAWNYFQTVETPENETWVEAFRAEYGEDRVTNDPMESAYLMVYLWKQAAEQVGDAYDIEGVRAAAIGQEFQAPQGLVTMNENHHISQMVRIGQVRDDGLFDIVWATEDRVDPQPWNQYVPETQGYACDWSDPNKGGRFRLEDA